Proteins encoded in a region of the Rothia mucilaginosa genome:
- a CDS encoding WXG100 family type VII secretion target: MAQFNVDSEVIAAKSAQARSYVASITADVNGMTASLHDLQSSWTGSASANFQGVLDQWHATQRQVEASITQINEALTRAGVNYADTEQANASMFVG, translated from the coding sequence ATGGCACAGTTCAATGTCGATTCCGAAGTCATCGCAGCCAAGAGCGCACAGGCACGATCCTACGTCGCATCCATCACCGCAGACGTCAACGGTATGACCGCATCCCTGCACGATCTGCAGAGCTCCTGGACCGGCTCTGCATCCGCTAACTTCCAGGGCGTACTGGACCAGTGGCACGCAACCCAGCGCCAGGTCGAAGCATCCATCACCCAGATCAACGAGGCACTCACCCGCGCAGGTGTGAACTACGCAGACACCGAGCAGGCTAACGCCTCCATGTTCGTCGGCTAA
- a CDS encoding sensor histidine kinase, with amino-acid sequence MALKPLDRIPQSLSLRTQLVLITSLLIALSIAVTSLVAISALRAQMVHQLDEEMKNSAPSLVQLATVRPSGNQEQSLSTYRLYLLDKDGNVLYSLKSEDSEQFSEPALQGWTEEKVRKQNEEAVTVNSVGSSSDWRVLAVPIEANDSSGLPEAASLIIAMPLKQTNQVVALVGVLTFAFGLATLASAIAMTWVIVTRTFEPLARVEQTAAKIAAGDLSQRIEDYNPSNEIGNLAVSLNTMLTQIEMLFKAREKSEAKMRRFVGDASHELRTPLVSIRGYSELYRQGALPTDEAVATAMSRIESESKRMGQLVEDLLTLARIDERRESKLAPFDLFNLAVDASNDAYATAPDRAVSLVGLNEEVAPTSATVLGDESRLRQVVANLLTNAMRYTPDGSPLEIAVGVREEVPGFPLSVLEVRDHGPGIHGEDRERVFERFYRTDTSRSRETGGTGLGLSIVAAIIEQHEGRIHIEETDGGGATFVISLPFYPPPVSDDQLMK; translated from the coding sequence GTGGCACTCAAACCCCTCGACCGGATCCCCCAGTCTCTCTCCCTTCGCACCCAGCTGGTGCTCATCACCTCCTTGCTCATCGCCCTCTCCATTGCGGTGACGAGCCTGGTGGCGATTTCCGCTCTGCGCGCCCAGATGGTGCACCAGCTGGATGAAGAGATGAAGAACAGCGCCCCCTCACTCGTGCAGCTGGCAACCGTGCGCCCCTCCGGCAATCAGGAACAATCCCTGAGCACCTACCGCCTGTACCTGCTCGATAAGGACGGCAACGTACTGTACTCGCTCAAGTCCGAGGACAGCGAACAGTTCAGCGAGCCGGCGCTGCAGGGCTGGACCGAAGAGAAGGTTCGCAAGCAAAACGAGGAGGCGGTCACCGTCAACTCGGTGGGTAGTTCCTCCGATTGGCGTGTGCTCGCCGTACCCATTGAAGCCAACGACTCTTCAGGTTTGCCGGAGGCGGCCTCCCTCATCATTGCCATGCCGCTGAAGCAAACAAACCAGGTGGTCGCCCTCGTGGGCGTGCTGACCTTCGCGTTTGGTTTGGCGACTCTCGCCTCCGCGATTGCGATGACCTGGGTGATTGTGACCCGCACCTTCGAGCCGCTGGCTCGCGTGGAGCAGACCGCCGCCAAGATCGCTGCCGGTGACCTCTCTCAGCGTATTGAGGACTACAACCCGAGCAATGAGATTGGTAACCTCGCGGTTTCGCTGAACACGATGCTCACCCAGATTGAAATGCTCTTCAAAGCCCGCGAGAAGAGCGAGGCGAAAATGCGCCGATTCGTGGGTGACGCTTCACATGAGCTACGCACCCCGCTGGTCAGTATTCGAGGCTACTCGGAGCTGTACCGTCAGGGCGCGCTACCAACCGATGAGGCTGTCGCTACCGCGATGAGCCGTATCGAATCGGAGTCCAAGCGTATGGGTCAGCTCGTGGAAGACCTGCTGACCCTGGCGCGTATTGATGAGCGCCGCGAATCCAAGCTGGCACCCTTCGACCTGTTCAACCTGGCGGTGGACGCTAGTAACGACGCCTACGCTACGGCACCCGATCGTGCGGTGTCCCTGGTGGGCCTGAACGAAGAGGTGGCGCCGACCTCCGCAACCGTGCTCGGTGACGAGTCCCGCCTGCGTCAGGTCGTGGCGAACCTGCTGACCAATGCCATGCGCTACACCCCCGACGGCTCTCCCCTGGAGATTGCGGTGGGCGTGCGCGAAGAGGTTCCCGGTTTCCCGCTGTCCGTGCTGGAGGTGCGCGACCACGGCCCCGGTATTCACGGCGAGGACCGCGAGCGCGTCTTCGAGCGTTTCTACCGCACCGATACTTCACGTTCGCGTGAGACTGGTGGTACGGGTCTGGGCCTGTCCATTGTGGCTGCGATTATTGAGCAGCACGAGGGCAGGATTCATATTGAAGAGACCGATGGTGGCGGTGCTACCTTCGTGATTTCTTTGCCGTTCTATCCGCCGCCTGTCTCGGACGATCAGCTGATGAAATAA
- a CDS encoding response regulator transcription factor: protein MSAEAKLLVVDDEFNILELLATSLRFAGFEVVTAGNGREALEKAHAENPDLIVLDVMMPGMDGFEVTRRLRENGTTTPVLFLTAKDATEDKVTGLGAGGDDYVTKPFSLDEVIARIRAILRRSRSVQEEDDAVLRVDALSLNVDTHEVFLGDEEIDLSPTEFNLLHYLMLNANRVLSKAQILDHVWEYDFNGDSSIVESYISYLRRKIDNNRENHEPLIHTKRGVGYMIRGSRG, encoded by the coding sequence ATGTCTGCTGAAGCAAAACTCCTAGTCGTCGATGACGAGTTCAACATTCTTGAATTGCTCGCCACCTCCCTGCGTTTCGCCGGTTTTGAAGTAGTTACCGCCGGCAACGGCCGCGAAGCCCTCGAAAAGGCGCACGCCGAAAACCCCGACCTCATTGTCCTGGACGTCATGATGCCCGGTATGGACGGCTTCGAGGTGACCCGCCGCCTGCGCGAAAACGGCACCACCACCCCCGTGCTCTTCCTGACCGCAAAGGATGCCACCGAGGACAAGGTGACCGGTCTGGGTGCCGGTGGTGACGACTACGTTACCAAGCCCTTCTCCCTCGACGAGGTGATCGCCCGCATCCGCGCTATTCTGCGCCGTAGCCGCAGCGTCCAGGAAGAGGATGACGCCGTACTGCGCGTTGACGCCCTCAGCCTGAACGTGGACACCCACGAAGTGTTCCTCGGTGACGAGGAGATTGACCTCTCCCCCACCGAGTTCAACCTGCTGCACTACCTGATGCTCAACGCCAACCGCGTGCTGTCCAAGGCGCAGATTCTCGACCACGTGTGGGAGTACGACTTCAACGGCGACTCCTCCATCGTCGAGTCCTACATTTCCTACCTGCGCCGCAAGATTGACAACAACCGCGAGAACCACGAGCCGCTCATCCACACCAAGCGCGGTGTGGGCTACATGATTCGCGGTTCTCGAGGCTAA
- a CDS encoding DUF3027 domain-containing protein: protein MSEQVIELLPETTPATDAPAESVVPSAAPESTDEGSAVPAETQPSVNAEETEAADTPAEESASEESAAEETAQNEDSTPDPFTPLDEEVGAPSLGVPHKLRRTSKVDEILAAAKDVALQGVQEIAPAHAIGLVHHVRAEEERLSTHLFECTLPGYRGWFWFATLSRAPRSRVATICEVGLLPGDDALIAPDWVPWADRVRPEDLQENAESAEAIEAEESAESGEPAENKTAENESAVEEIAEAESAE from the coding sequence ATGTCTGAACAGGTTATTGAACTGCTTCCCGAAACTACGCCCGCTACTGACGCGCCCGCAGAGTCCGTTGTGCCTTCTGCCGCGCCTGAGAGCACCGACGAGGGTAGCGCTGTACCTGCTGAGACTCAGCCCTCCGTGAACGCTGAGGAGACTGAGGCGGCTGATACGCCCGCTGAGGAATCTGCCTCCGAGGAATCTGCTGCCGAAGAAACCGCACAGAACGAAGACTCCACCCCCGACCCCTTCACCCCGCTGGATGAAGAGGTGGGCGCCCCCTCCCTGGGTGTTCCGCACAAGCTGCGCCGCACCTCCAAGGTGGATGAGATTCTTGCCGCCGCAAAGGATGTGGCTTTGCAGGGTGTTCAGGAAATCGCCCCGGCACACGCTATCGGCCTGGTGCACCACGTGCGCGCCGAGGAAGAGCGTCTGAGCACTCACCTTTTCGAGTGCACCCTGCCCGGTTACCGCGGCTGGTTCTGGTTCGCGACCCTCTCGCGTGCGCCTCGTTCCCGCGTGGCAACGATCTGCGAGGTGGGTCTGTTGCCCGGCGACGACGCGCTGATCGCGCCGGATTGGGTGCCGTGGGCTGACCGCGTTCGCCCGGAGGACCTGCAGGAGAACGCAGAGTCTGCTGAAGCCATTGAGGCAGAGGAATCTGCTGAGTCCGGTGAGCCTGCAGAGAACAAAACCGCAGAGAACGAATCTGCTGTGGAAGAAATTGCAGAGGCTGAGTCCGCAGAGTAG
- a CDS encoding metal-dependent transcriptional regulator, translating to MTDLIDTTEMYLRTILELEEEGIVPMRARIAERLEHSGPTVSQTVARMEKHGLLTVEPDRHLELTEEGRHKAVEVMRKHRLAERLLSDIIGLELEYVHEEACRWEHVMSDKVEKRILEMLKDPKFSPYGNAIPGLEALGHTSEKNDERTVPMSLAARDSGPEDRFTISRFPESIQTDVELLKLLADAGIVYGASVSVVAGQNDDVIVHADGEEDTLSLDMDVANAIVVKRGGSL from the coding sequence ATGACAGACCTCATCGATACCACAGAGATGTATTTGCGCACCATCCTCGAACTGGAGGAAGAGGGCATCGTCCCCATGCGTGCGCGCATCGCTGAACGACTCGAGCACTCCGGCCCGACCGTTTCCCAGACCGTGGCACGCATGGAGAAGCACGGCCTGCTCACCGTTGAGCCGGATCGCCACCTCGAACTGACTGAGGAAGGCCGCCACAAGGCGGTCGAGGTCATGCGTAAGCACCGCCTGGCTGAGCGCCTGCTCTCCGACATTATTGGCCTGGAGCTTGAGTACGTGCACGAAGAGGCATGCCGCTGGGAGCACGTCATGAGTGACAAGGTGGAGAAGCGCATCCTGGAGATGCTCAAGGACCCCAAGTTCTCCCCGTACGGTAACGCTATCCCCGGCCTGGAGGCCCTGGGCCACACTAGCGAGAAGAACGACGAGCGCACCGTGCCCATGTCCCTGGCTGCACGCGACTCCGGTCCCGAGGATCGTTTCACCATTTCTCGCTTCCCCGAGTCCATTCAGACTGACGTTGAGCTGCTGAAGCTGCTGGCTGACGCAGGTATTGTCTACGGCGCTTCGGTGTCCGTGGTTGCTGGCCAGAACGATGACGTGATTGTTCACGCCGATGGTGAAGAGGACACCCTCTCCCTGGATATGGACGTGGCAAACGCAATTGTGGTCAAGCGCGGTGGCAGCCTCTAA